From Coccinella septempunctata chromosome 4, icCocSept1.1, whole genome shotgun sequence, a single genomic window includes:
- the LOC123311669 gene encoding uncharacterized protein LOC123311669 gives MTIVDLASSLNDSYFIPHHCVVKPDSSSTKLRVVFDASAKVMDNPSLNDCLLTGPKLQADIVTILLRFRTHKYVFTADIRQMYRQILVDPVHRKYQRILWRFSPSDPVECYELNTVTYGVSSAPFLALRTLHKLADDEETSFSLAARILRDDVYVDDVVSGSDDLQGSINLRDDLIALLGRGGFELRKWSSNNPCILEGIPDDHQLSQSFSFDEGDFVKILGLRWNPCSDCFSFAVTGIENSCTKRSILSQLARIYDPLGFLTPFTFLMKYFIQLLWVQGLQWDQVPSSEFVDHWSQCRSELSDLQELQISRRLSLSSRVRCELHGFGDTSERGYAAVAYFRFLNTAGEVSISFICAKSKVAPVRRISLPRLELCASLLLAKLISFIKSTYSSIKIDDIYAWSDSKVALAWIKSSPHKWKSFVSNRTTKIQDLVPPERWFHVRSEDNPADFGSRGLTPSKLVRCTMWWSGPSWLSSPAPFNLEVEFSGSDDPLCSAEAGKIALTTCIETTLRPFWQHYDDLLPVAVGVREFLVTEVPISEVLTEFYSI, from the exons ATGACAATAGTAGATTTGGCTTCATCATTGAATGATTCTTATTTCATTCCCCATCATTGTGTTGTGAAGCCGGATAGTTCGTCTACGAAACTGAGAGTCGTCTTTGATGCTTCAGCCAAGGTTATGGATAATCCTTCCTTAAACGACTGCCTTCTTACAGGACCGAAGCTACAAGCTGATATCGTGACCATCCTCTTGCGCTTTCGCACTCATAAGTATGTTTTCACAGCCGACATTCGGCAAATGTACCGTCAGATCTTGGTTGACCCTGTTCACCGTAAGTATCAGCGGATTCTATGGCGGTTCAGTCCATCAGATCCGGTTGAATGCTATGAACTCAACACGGTCACGTATGGAGTTTCTTCGGCGCCTTTTCTGGCCCTTCGAACATTGCATAAATTAGCAGATGATGAAGAAACATCTTTTTCCCTGGCAGCTAGAATCCTTCGTGATGACGTATATGTAGATGACGTAGTGTCGGGATCTGATGATCTCCAAGGTTCCATCAACCTCAGGGATGATCTGATTGCTCTATTGGGTAGGGGTGGATTCGAGTTGAGAAAGTGGTCAAGTAATAATCCATGTATTCTTGAAGGTATTCCAGATGACCATCAGTTGTCACAATCCTTTTCCTTCGATGAGGGCGATTTTGTCAAAATTCTGGGTTTGAGATGGAATCCTTGCTCAGACTGTTTTTCATTTGCCGTTACAGGAATAGAAAATAGTTGTACGAAACGGAGTATTCTTTCACAACTTGCACGCATCTATGATCCATTGGGATTTCTAACACCCTTCacatttcttatgaaatattttattcagcTGCTCTGGGTTCAGGGACTGCAGTGGGATCAGGTTCCTTCATCGGAATTTGTCGATCATTGGAGTCAGTGCAGGTCCGAATTGTCTGATCTGCAGGAGTTACAAATTTCGCGACGTCTAAGTCTTAGTTCAAGGGTGAGATGTGAACTACACGGATTTGGTGATACAAGCGAGAGAGGATATGCTGCAGTGGCCTACTTCCGATTTTTAAACACTGCAGGAGAGGTCTCGATTTCTTTCATTTGCGCCAAGTCTAAAGTTGCTCCAGTTAGGCGAATTTCACTTCCTCGTTTAGAGTTATGTGCCTCTTTATTACTGGCCAAATTAATTTCTTTCATCAAATCCACTTATTCATCTATTAAAATAGATGATATATACGCTTGGTCAGATTCTAAAGTTGCTCTAGCTTGGATTAAATCTTCTCCTCATAAATGGAAATCCTTTGTCAGCAATAGAACgacaaaaattcaggatttgGTACCGCCGGAACGTTGGTTTCATGTGAGGTCTGAAGACAATCCTGCTGATTTTGGATCTAGGGGACTCACGCCATCAAAACTGGTGAGATGCACCATGTGGTGGTCGGGACCAAGTTGGTTGTCCTCACCAGCTCCATTCAACTTGGAGGTGGAGTTTTCAGGTTCTGATGATCCCTTATGTTCAGCAGAGGCAGGAAAAATTGCATTGACAACCTGTATCGAAACAACCTTG AGGCCTTTCTGGCAGCATTACGACGATTTATTGCCCGTCGCGGTAGGTGTCAGAGAATTTTTAGTGACGGAGGTACCAATTTCCGAGGTGCTCACGGAATTCTActcaatttga